The following proteins are encoded in a genomic region of Triticum dicoccoides isolate Atlit2015 ecotype Zavitan chromosome 1B, WEW_v2.0, whole genome shotgun sequence:
- the LOC119308462 gene encoding uncharacterized protein At1g05835-like, which yields MEAKLVVILAACLLIFFSNGGDAQCTVKHLVVAQTTAPTQPGETYPKHMVTVKNTCVCMQLNVKMDCAGFDSSIDVIPADTITPDGDNSLCTLNGGRPVYGNGTVTFSYAWSTDISFRPVSSYMECSVAP from the exons ATGGAGGCCAAGCTTGTAGTCATCCTTGCGGCCTGCTTGTTGATTTTCTTTAGCAATGGAG GAGACGCACAGTGCACAGTGAAACACCTCGTCGTCGCCCAGACCACGGCGCCGACGCAGCCCGGAGAGACGTACCCGAAGCATATGGTGACGGTGAAGAACACTTGTGTCTGCATGCAGCTCAACGTGAAGATGGACTGCGCGGGGTTCGACTCCTCAATCGACGTCATCCCTGCTGACACGATCACGCCGGACGGCGATAATTCTCTCTGCACCCTCAATGGCGGTCGTCCGGTGTATGGAAACGGCACGGTCACGTTCAGCTACGCGTGGAGCACAGACATCAGCTTCCGGCCCGTCTCGTCCTACATGGAATGTTCCGTAGCACCATAA